From a single Oceanobacillus kimchii X50 genomic region:
- a CDS encoding UvrB/UvrC motif-containing protein has product MECQECHENPATLHFKHVINGEERKLSLCEACAKKKGYVTFPEEGYSLHDLLTGLFNVETLNMNSTSKNQMKQLKEIKCSSCGMTFSEFKKIGKFGCANCYSSFAKKVEPIFRRVHAGNTKHNGKIPKRTGINLQTRRQIEMYKQELKNFIDNEEFEKAAEYRDKIKELQAKASKKDDLKEGDDQ; this is encoded by the coding sequence TTGGAATGCCAAGAATGTCATGAAAACCCAGCGACACTTCATTTTAAACATGTTATTAATGGAGAGGAACGAAAGTTAAGTCTTTGTGAGGCGTGTGCAAAGAAAAAAGGTTATGTTACTTTCCCTGAAGAAGGGTATTCCCTTCATGACCTACTAACTGGATTATTTAATGTAGAAACATTAAATATGAATTCAACAAGTAAGAATCAAATGAAACAGTTAAAAGAAATAAAATGCTCTTCATGTGGAATGACTTTTTCTGAGTTTAAAAAAATTGGAAAGTTCGGTTGTGCTAATTGTTATTCTTCATTTGCAAAAAAAGTTGAACCAATATTTCGCAGAGTTCATGCAGGAAACACAAAACATAATGGAAAAATTCCTAAACGAACAGGAATAAATCTACAAACTAGACGCCAGATCGAAATGTACAAACAAGAATTAAAAAACTTTATTGATAATGAAGAGTTTGAAAAAGCTGCTGAGTATAGAGATAAAATTAAGGAACTACAAGCAAAGGCTTCGAAGAAAGATGATTTGAAAGAGGGTGATGATCAATGA
- a CDS encoding protein arginine kinase yields MTLDKFIDQAISPWMREEGPDKDIVMSSRIRLARNFADQTYPILANEEKLVEIQEFIRDEYANKSFQTYKDLQYVPLTDLSPVEKSVLVEKHLISPHLIKHSDYAGTLISENEQVSIMVNEEDHLRIQVYYPGLQLKTALEQSFALDDWLEEKVDYAFDETKGYLTSCPTNVGTGMRASVMMHLPALVLTKQINRLIPAISQFGLVVRGIYGEGSEALGNIFQVSNQITLGKSEQDIVDDLESVVHQLIEHERMARNHILERTGKKLEDRIFRSYGTLAYSRIIDSKEASKCISDVRLGIDLGWIDNTSGNILNELMVLTQPGFLQHYANRSLRPDERDILRASVIRERLKLEE; encoded by the coding sequence ATGACATTAGATAAATTTATTGATCAAGCAATTAGCCCTTGGATGCGTGAGGAAGGACCGGATAAAGATATCGTGATGAGTAGTCGAATTAGACTTGCTAGAAATTTTGCCGATCAAACGTATCCTATATTAGCTAATGAAGAAAAATTAGTGGAGATTCAAGAATTTATTCGAGATGAGTATGCAAATAAATCTTTTCAAACTTATAAAGATTTGCAGTATGTTCCTTTGACAGATTTATCACCAGTTGAAAAAAGTGTACTAGTGGAAAAACATCTAATAAGTCCACATTTAATAAAACATTCCGATTATGCTGGTACATTAATCTCGGAAAATGAGCAAGTGTCCATAATGGTTAATGAGGAAGATCATCTTCGCATACAAGTATATTATCCAGGTCTTCAATTAAAAACCGCTTTAGAGCAATCATTTGCATTAGATGATTGGTTAGAAGAAAAAGTCGATTATGCATTTGACGAGACAAAAGGGTACTTAACAAGTTGCCCGACGAATGTTGGAACAGGAATGAGAGCTTCCGTGATGATGCACTTACCTGCATTGGTGCTAACCAAACAGATTAATCGTCTAATACCTGCGATTAGTCAATTTGGTCTTGTGGTAAGAGGGATTTATGGAGAAGGAAGTGAGGCGCTTGGAAATATATTTCAAGTGTCAAACCAAATCACCTTAGGTAAATCCGAACAAGATATTGTAGATGATTTAGAGAGTGTTGTTCATCAACTAATTGAGCATGAACGAATGGCACGTAATCATATACTAGAAAGAACAGGAAAAAAATTAGAGGATCGTATTTTTCGTTCATACGGGACACTAGCATATAGCCGTATCATTGATTCTAAAGAAGCATCTAAATGTATTTCGGATGTTCGTCTAGGAATTGACTTAGGTTGGATAGACAATACTTCAGGGAACATTCTGAATGAATTAATGGTTCTTACACAGCCAGGCTTTTTACAACATTATGCGAATCGATCTCTCAGGCCGGATGAGCGTGATATTTTACGTGCGTCAGTTATTCGTGAGAGATTGAAGCTGGAAGAGTAA